In the genome of Pigmentiphaga litoralis, one region contains:
- a CDS encoding competence protein CoiA: MSLTAIRSTDQIKVEARQAQKDGGPYRCPGCGEGLTLKKGRVVTHHFAHRPPLTCAWGLGESAEHLEAKMAIHDALRADPAVTEVRLEAPVGDVAVADVLARIRGQWVAIEVQRSDLTAEQVARRTANCHALGVHVLWVALACPGLAGDRYSPRTWEKWLHFACYGRVYYWSHGQVVVPYHFDEHTLYVEPRHWFDRGDLRYGGGYERRSSRWRTPLQGRPAVISSHFQARRCPARRTKTMAVPACSLYIDRHPAWWTAAATV, from the coding sequence ATGAGTCTGACCGCCATTCGCAGCACTGACCAAATCAAGGTCGAAGCGCGGCAGGCGCAAAAAGACGGCGGGCCGTATCGATGCCCGGGCTGCGGCGAGGGGTTGACGCTCAAGAAGGGACGCGTGGTCACCCATCATTTTGCGCACCGGCCACCCCTGACCTGCGCCTGGGGACTGGGTGAATCTGCCGAGCACCTTGAGGCCAAGATGGCGATCCATGATGCGCTGCGTGCCGACCCGGCCGTCACCGAAGTCCGGCTGGAAGCGCCGGTGGGCGATGTTGCCGTGGCGGACGTCCTTGCCCGGATCCGGGGACAGTGGGTAGCGATTGAGGTGCAGCGCAGCGACCTGACGGCGGAACAGGTGGCGCGGCGAACGGCGAACTGTCACGCGCTGGGTGTCCATGTGTTGTGGGTCGCCCTTGCCTGCCCCGGATTGGCCGGTGATCGTTACAGCCCGCGCACTTGGGAAAAGTGGCTGCACTTTGCCTGCTATGGCCGCGTTTACTACTGGTCCCACGGGCAAGTCGTTGTCCCGTATCACTTCGATGAACACACCTTGTATGTCGAGCCGCGCCATTGGTTCGACCGCGGCGACCTGCGCTACGGTGGCGGCTACGAAAGGCGGTCCAGCCGCTGGCGGACGCCGCTGCAAGGTCGTCCTGCCGTGATCAGTTCCCACTTCCAGGCGCGCCGCTGCCCGGCCCGCAGGACGAAGACGATGGCCGTGCCCGCGTGCTCGCTGTACATCGATCGTCATCCGGCATGGTGGACGGCGGCTGCCACCGTGTGA
- a CDS encoding alpha/beta hydrolase: MYTMSKISVRGLGFASDGAAALLMTLGALLPWQVQAQPRPDRPMASQPADIAVAIDAHRVDTFVLPSPWRVTGFRIQVWRPLAPPPAGGYPVLYLLDGNAAFDSLRQARAELGRARGAPVILVGVGYDVDDRYDVQARSMDYTPPSPGADKPLGVPGNPTAPGRAQPGGGADRMLAWMDGTLRPLIAQRYPVAADRQGIYGHSFGALLVLHALFTDPARYQTYVAASPSTWWNDRAIVKEARNVAVGAPASGRPARLFVLAGGKELDGVMAEDSPEAIARMVNAAGGAGAGVRASYAHQPGKTHGEMLPIGLAHAVRWMAAEHGAPGSAE; encoded by the coding sequence ATGTACACCATGTCGAAGATCAGTGTCCGCGGGTTGGGTTTTGCGTCCGATGGAGCGGCGGCGTTGTTGATGACGCTGGGCGCCCTGCTTCCGTGGCAGGTACAGGCGCAGCCGCGGCCTGACCGGCCGATGGCGAGCCAGCCGGCGGATATCGCCGTGGCAATCGATGCCCACCGGGTCGACACGTTCGTGCTGCCGTCGCCCTGGCGCGTCACCGGGTTCCGTATCCAGGTGTGGCGGCCGCTGGCGCCTCCGCCTGCAGGGGGCTATCCGGTGCTGTACCTGCTGGATGGCAACGCGGCCTTCGACAGCCTGCGGCAGGCGCGTGCGGAATTGGGTCGGGCGCGCGGGGCGCCGGTCATCCTGGTGGGCGTGGGCTACGACGTGGACGATCGTTACGACGTGCAGGCCCGGTCCATGGACTACACGCCGCCATCACCGGGGGCTGACAAGCCGCTTGGCGTGCCGGGCAATCCGACGGCGCCGGGGCGCGCGCAACCGGGCGGCGGCGCGGACCGCATGCTGGCGTGGATGGACGGCACCTTGCGGCCGCTGATCGCGCAGCGGTATCCGGTGGCGGCCGATCGCCAGGGCATCTATGGGCATTCGTTCGGGGCGCTGCTGGTCCTGCACGCGCTGTTCACGGATCCGGCCCGGTACCAGACGTATGTGGCGGCCAGTCCGTCGACGTGGTGGAACGATCGGGCGATCGTGAAGGAGGCGCGGAATGTTGCGGTGGGCGCCCCGGCGTCCGGCCGCCCTGCCCGCCTGTTCGTGCTGGCCGGCGGCAAGGAGCTGGACGGGGTCATGGCCGAAGACAGTCCTGAAGCGATTGCCCGGATGGTCAATGCGGCGGGTGGGGCAGGCGCAGGGGTCCGGGCCAGCTACGCACATCAGCCCGGAAAGACCCATGGCGAGATGCTGCCGATCGGGCTGGCGCATGCGGTGCGGTGGATGGCGGCGGAACACGGCGCGCCTGGATCGGCGGAATAA
- the greA gene encoding transcription elongation factor GreA: MAAIPLTVRGAERLKQELHRLKTVERPAVINAISEARAQGDLSENAEYDAAKEKQGFIEGRIQELESKLSNAQLIDPTELDADGRIVFGATVDLEDLESNEKVTYQVVGDDEADIRVNMISISSPIARALIGKSEGDVAEVQAPSGVREYEILNVRYI; the protein is encoded by the coding sequence ATGGCTGCCATTCCGCTGACCGTGCGCGGTGCCGAGCGCCTGAAGCAGGAACTGCATCGTCTGAAGACGGTGGAGCGTCCCGCGGTGATCAACGCCATCTCCGAAGCGCGTGCCCAGGGCGATCTGTCCGAAAACGCCGAGTACGATGCCGCGAAAGAAAAGCAGGGCTTTATCGAAGGGCGCATCCAGGAACTGGAAAGCAAGCTGTCGAACGCACAACTGATCGACCCGACCGAACTCGACGCCGACGGCCGTATCGTCTTTGGCGCGACGGTGGACCTGGAAGACCTGGAATCGAACGAAAAAGTGACCTACCAGGTGGTGGGCGACGACGAGGCCGATATCCGCGTCAACATGATCTCGATCTCCAGCCCGATCGCGCGCGCGCTGATCGGCAAGTCGGAGGGCGACGTGGCCGAAGTGCAGGCGCCGTCGGGCGTCCGCGAGTACGAGATCCTGAACGTCCGCTATATCTGA
- a CDS encoding YhbY family RNA-binding protein, with protein sequence MPVLDITSQTRSALRAAAHPLKPVVLLGDKGLSASVLQEIDRNLSAHGLIKVRAGGEDRAAREDILHQICDQLACAPVHHLGKILILYRPTEADPEGKAFLDKKSGFDVSTLGLNTHRKASEPHVPKRQAQVGKPAPERKRGEKIERATGPITARERYLGAAEKKTRPSLHDEAGSARGAARKSAPRRTDGGLTSTLGAARKKATSFTKPGSARSALSLRAGARSGAPRKTRGDK encoded by the coding sequence ATGCCCGTCCTTGACATTACTTCCCAAACACGCAGCGCCCTGCGCGCCGCCGCCCATCCCCTCAAACCCGTCGTCCTGCTGGGCGACAAGGGTCTGTCGGCATCGGTATTGCAGGAAATCGACCGCAACCTGTCGGCCCATGGCCTGATCAAGGTGCGCGCCGGCGGTGAAGACCGCGCCGCCCGCGAAGACATCCTGCACCAGATTTGCGACCAGCTCGCCTGCGCCCCGGTTCACCACCTGGGCAAGATCCTGATTCTGTATCGCCCGACCGAAGCCGATCCGGAAGGCAAGGCCTTCCTGGACAAGAAGAGCGGTTTCGACGTGTCGACCCTCGGCTTGAACACGCACCGCAAGGCCAGCGAGCCCCACGTGCCGAAGCGCCAGGCCCAGGTCGGCAAGCCCGCCCCCGAGCGCAAGCGCGGCGAAAAGATCGAGCGCGCGACCGGCCCGATCACCGCCCGTGAACGGTATCTGGGCGCAGCCGAGAAAAAGACCCGCCCGTCCTTGCATGACGAGGCCGGTTCGGCCCGCGGCGCCGCGCGCAAAAGCGCACCGCGTCGCACCGACGGCGGCCTGACTTCAACGCTGGGCGCTGCCCGCAAGAAGGCCACGTCGTTCACCAAGCCCGGTTCGGCCCGCAGCGCGCTCTCGTTGCGCGCCGGCGCCCGCAGCGGCGCGCCCCGCAAGACCCGCGGCGACAAGTAA
- a CDS encoding RlmE family RNA methyltransferase — translation MAKKNKFSTAWLHQHINDPYVKQAQQKGYRARAAFKLTEILDTEKLMRPGDVVVDLGAAPGSWSQVARERLVGPQGVLRGRILALDILPMEPIADVEFLQGDFREDAVMQQLEMLLGNQVVDLVISDMAPNLSGVGVADAARMEHVCDLAREFAIAHLKPDGALVVKAFHGSGFSQIVKSFKDTFHRVVERKPKASRSNSSETFLVGRGLKVNRMRAE, via the coding sequence ATGGCAAAAAAGAACAAGTTTTCAACCGCCTGGCTGCACCAGCACATCAACGATCCGTATGTGAAGCAGGCCCAGCAGAAGGGATACCGCGCGCGGGCGGCCTTCAAGCTGACCGAGATCCTCGATACCGAAAAGCTGATGCGTCCTGGCGACGTCGTGGTCGACCTGGGCGCGGCGCCCGGCAGCTGGTCGCAGGTGGCGCGCGAGCGCCTGGTGGGACCGCAGGGCGTCTTGCGCGGCCGCATCCTGGCACTGGACATCCTCCCTATGGAGCCTATCGCCGATGTCGAGTTTCTGCAGGGGGACTTCCGCGAAGATGCCGTTATGCAACAACTCGAAATGTTGCTGGGTAATCAGGTGGTAGACCTTGTAATTTCAGATATGGCCCCCAACCTTTCGGGAGTAGGAGTGGCGGACGCCGCCCGGATGGAACATGTGTGCGATCTCGCCCGCGAGTTCGCCATTGCCCATCTGAAACCCGACGGTGCGTTGGTGGTAAAGGCCTTTCACGGGAGCGGGTTTTCCCAGATCGTGAAGAGCTTCAAGGATACTTTTCATCGGGTGGTCGAACGCAAGCCGAAAGCCTCGCGGTCGAACTCCTCCGAAACGTTTCTGGTTGGCCGTGGCTTGAAGGTCAACCGGATGCGGGCAGAGTAG
- the ftsH gene encoding ATP-dependent zinc metalloprotease FtsH, giving the protein MNNMFSKVAVWMVIAFVLFTVFKQFEGRARPQDTVSYSQFMEEAKAGRIQKVDVQGDILNVTPADGRPYSITSPGDLWLVGDLMKYGVQVSGKPKEEPSLLMSLFVSWFPMLLLIGVWIFFMRQMQGGGRGGAFNFGKSRARMLDENTNTVTFADVAGCDEAKEDVQELVDFLRDPTKFQKLGGRIPRGVLMVGSPGTGKTLLARAIAGEAKVPFFSISGSDFVEMFVGVGAARVRDMFENAKKQSPCIIFIDEIDAVGRQRGAGLGGGNDEREQTLNQMLVEMDGFETSTGIIVIAATNRPDVLDPALLRPGRFDRQVVVPLPDIRGRDQILKVHMRKVPVNTDVDASVLARGTPGFSGADLANLVNEAALFAARRNGRTVEMSDFEKAKDKIIMGAERRSLVMPEEERRNTAYHESGHAIVARMLPKTDPVHKVTIIPRGRALGVTMQLPEIDRYSMDKERMLNTISVLFGGRIAEEVFMHQMTTGASNDFERATAIARDMVTRYGMTDTLGTMVYAENEGEVFLGRSITKTTQMSESTMQKVDNEIRRIIDEQYGVARKILEDNRDKVEVMTKALLEWETIDMDQINDIIDGRPPRPPKLPESNNTPTPPTTPGVTPNAHAPA; this is encoded by the coding sequence TTGAACAATATGTTCTCCAAAGTCGCGGTCTGGATGGTGATCGCGTTTGTTTTGTTCACGGTCTTCAAGCAATTTGAAGGCCGTGCTCGCCCGCAGGATACGGTGTCGTACTCCCAGTTCATGGAAGAGGCGAAGGCAGGTCGTATCCAGAAGGTGGACGTCCAGGGCGATATCCTGAACGTCACGCCGGCTGACGGCCGTCCGTACTCCATCACGTCCCCTGGCGATCTGTGGCTGGTTGGCGACCTGATGAAATACGGCGTGCAGGTGTCCGGCAAGCCCAAGGAAGAGCCGTCTCTGCTGATGAGCCTGTTCGTGTCGTGGTTCCCGATGCTGCTGCTGATCGGCGTGTGGATATTCTTCATGCGGCAGATGCAGGGCGGGGGGCGCGGTGGTGCCTTCAATTTCGGCAAGTCGCGTGCGCGGATGCTGGATGAGAACACCAACACTGTCACCTTTGCCGACGTGGCAGGCTGTGACGAAGCCAAGGAAGACGTGCAGGAACTGGTCGACTTCTTGCGGGACCCCACCAAGTTCCAGAAGCTGGGTGGCCGCATTCCCCGTGGCGTGCTGATGGTGGGTTCGCCAGGTACCGGCAAGACGCTGCTGGCTCGCGCCATCGCCGGCGAAGCCAAGGTCCCGTTCTTTAGCATTTCCGGTTCGGACTTCGTTGAAATGTTCGTTGGCGTGGGCGCTGCGCGCGTGCGCGACATGTTCGAAAACGCCAAGAAGCAGTCGCCTTGCATCATCTTCATCGACGAAATCGATGCAGTCGGTCGCCAGCGCGGCGCCGGCCTGGGTGGCGGCAACGACGAACGCGAACAGACGCTGAACCAGATGCTGGTCGAGATGGACGGCTTTGAAACGAGCACGGGCATCATCGTGATCGCCGCCACCAACCGTCCGGACGTGCTGGACCCCGCGCTGCTGCGTCCGGGCCGTTTCGACCGCCAGGTCGTGGTGCCGCTGCCGGATATCCGTGGCCGCGACCAGATCCTGAAGGTCCACATGCGCAAGGTGCCGGTCAATACGGACGTCGACGCATCGGTCCTGGCTCGCGGTACCCCGGGTTTCTCGGGCGCCGACCTCGCCAACCTGGTGAACGAAGCCGCGCTGTTCGCAGCCCGCCGCAACGGCCGTACGGTCGAAATGTCGGACTTCGAAAAGGCGAAGGACAAGATCATCATGGGCGCGGAACGCCGCTCGCTGGTCATGCCTGAAGAAGAACGCCGCAACACGGCGTATCACGAGTCGGGTCACGCCATCGTCGCCCGCATGCTGCCCAAGACCGACCCGGTCCACAAGGTCACGATCATTCCTCGTGGCCGTGCCCTGGGTGTGACCATGCAGCTGCCGGAAATCGACCGATACAGCATGGACAAAGAACGCATGCTGAACACCATTTCGGTGCTGTTCGGTGGCCGGATTGCCGAAGAAGTCTTCATGCACCAGATGACGACGGGCGCATCCAACGACTTCGAACGTGCCACGGCGATTGCCCGTGACATGGTGACGCGCTACGGCATGACCGACACGCTCGGCACCATGGTGTACGCCGAAAACGAAGGCGAAGTGTTCCTGGGTCGCAGCATCACCAAGACGACGCAGATGTCGGAATCGACCATGCAGAAGGTCGACAACGAGATCCGCCGGATCATCGACGAGCAGTACGGCGTCGCGCGCAAGATCCTGGAAGACAACCGCGACAAGGTGGAAGTCATGACCAAGGCCCTGCTCGAATGGGAAACCATCGACATGGACCAGATCAACGACATCATCGACGGCCGGCCCCCGCGTCCGCCGAAGCTGCCCGAGTCGAACAACACCCCCACGCCGCCCACCACGCCCGGGGTCACCCCGAACGCGCACGCGCCGGCCTGA
- the folP gene encoding dihydropteroate synthase: protein MTDIPAPPQTLRCGRYLLDLSRPRVMGIVNLTPDSFSDGGKHDSVDAGVAHARQLLADGADLLDLGGESTRPGAADVSVADELARVLPVIEALRDCGVPLSVDTAKPAVMRAALAAGADMINDIWGFRQPGALEAVAGSDCGLCAMHMQGEPRTMQAAPEYDDVVADVLRFLQDQVARLEAAGVAPGRISLDPGFGFGKTVPQNYQLLRELDRVAALGYPVLIGVSRKSMIGAITGKAVGDRMAGSVAAALSAVQRGARIVRVHDVAATVDALKIWGTVETVATP from the coding sequence ATGACCGATATTCCCGCTCCACCCCAAACCCTGCGCTGTGGCCGCTACCTTCTGGACCTGTCGCGTCCGCGCGTGATGGGCATCGTCAACCTGACGCCCGACTCGTTTTCGGACGGCGGCAAACACGACTCCGTTGACGCGGGCGTGGCCCACGCTCGGCAATTGCTGGCCGACGGCGCCGACCTGCTGGACCTGGGCGGTGAATCCACGCGCCCCGGGGCGGCGGACGTATCCGTAGCCGACGAGCTGGCTCGCGTGCTGCCGGTGATCGAAGCATTGCGCGATTGCGGCGTGCCGCTGTCGGTGGATACGGCCAAGCCCGCCGTGATGCGAGCCGCCCTGGCGGCGGGCGCCGACATGATCAATGACATCTGGGGATTCCGGCAGCCCGGCGCCCTGGAGGCGGTGGCCGGCAGTGACTGCGGCCTCTGCGCCATGCACATGCAGGGCGAGCCGCGCACGATGCAGGCCGCGCCCGAGTACGATGACGTCGTTGCTGACGTGCTGCGCTTCCTGCAAGACCAGGTCGCGCGGCTGGAAGCCGCGGGCGTGGCGCCGGGCCGGATCAGCCTGGATCCGGGTTTCGGGTTCGGCAAGACCGTGCCGCAGAACTACCAGCTGCTGCGCGAGCTGGACCGCGTCGCGGCGCTGGGCTACCCCGTGTTGATCGGCGTCTCACGCAAAAGCATGATTGGCGCGATCACCGGGAAGGCGGTGGGGGACCGAATGGCTGGGAGCGTGGCCGCGGCCCTGTCAGCCGTGCAGCGGGGTGCCCGAATCGTACGTGTGCACGATGTTGCCGCGACCGTGGATGCGCTAAAAATCTGGGGAACAGTGGAAACTGTCGCCACACCATAA
- the glmM gene encoding phosphoglucosamine mutase, which yields MATSRKYFGTDGIRGEVGGPVINAEFALRLGYAAGRVLAQRGVNGKRPEVLIGKDTRISGYMLESALEAGLSAAGVDVMLAGPMPTPAVAYLTRALRLSAGIVISASHNPYYDNGIKFFSDRGMKLADDVELRIEEALEQPVGCEPSETLGKARRLSDANGRYIEFCKGSFPSDLSLNGLRIVVDGAHGAAYQIAPSVFEELGATVIAVGCKPDGMNINAGVGATHVEALVREVKAHKAHLGIALDGDADRLQMVDAEGRSFNGDELLYVIVRERLSAGPVAGVVGTLMTNYAFEKQMAALDVGFARAAVGDRYVMELMQERGWLYGGEASGHVICLDRHTTGDGIVAALQVLAAMQRAGKSLSELLEPLRLFPQKLVNVPLADGVDWEAHAGLTAATREAESRVAGRGRVLIRASGTEPKLRLMVEAEDEALVDDCLALLEGSLK from the coding sequence ATGGCGACGAGTCGCAAATATTTTGGTACCGACGGCATCCGTGGGGAAGTCGGCGGTCCGGTCATCAATGCCGAGTTCGCACTCCGGCTGGGTTATGCCGCCGGCCGTGTGCTGGCGCAGCGCGGGGTCAACGGCAAGCGGCCGGAAGTCTTGATTGGCAAGGACACGCGCATTTCGGGTTACATGCTGGAATCGGCGCTGGAAGCCGGCCTGTCGGCCGCGGGCGTCGACGTCATGCTGGCGGGGCCAATGCCCACGCCTGCCGTCGCCTACCTGACGCGCGCGCTGCGCCTGTCGGCGGGCATTGTCATCAGCGCCTCGCACAATCCGTATTACGACAACGGCATCAAGTTCTTTTCGGACCGCGGCATGAAGCTCGCCGACGACGTGGAACTGCGGATCGAAGAAGCGCTGGAGCAGCCCGTGGGCTGTGAACCTTCCGAGACGCTGGGCAAGGCCCGCCGCCTGTCGGACGCCAACGGCCGTTACATCGAATTCTGCAAGGGCAGCTTTCCGTCCGACCTGAGCCTGAATGGCTTGCGGATTGTGGTCGACGGCGCGCACGGCGCGGCCTACCAGATCGCGCCCAGCGTGTTCGAAGAACTGGGCGCTACCGTGATTGCGGTGGGATGCAAGCCCGATGGGATGAACATCAATGCAGGCGTGGGCGCTACCCATGTCGAGGCGCTGGTACGCGAGGTCAAGGCCCACAAGGCCCATCTTGGCATTGCGCTGGATGGCGACGCCGACCGGCTGCAGATGGTCGATGCCGAAGGCCGGTCCTTCAATGGCGATGAACTGCTGTACGTGATCGTGCGCGAGCGGCTGTCGGCGGGTCCGGTGGCGGGCGTTGTTGGCACCCTGATGACCAACTACGCGTTCGAAAAGCAGATGGCCGCCCTGGACGTAGGCTTTGCCCGCGCCGCCGTGGGTGACCGCTACGTCATGGAACTGATGCAGGAACGCGGCTGGCTGTACGGCGGCGAAGCGTCCGGCCATGTGATCTGCCTGGACCGCCACACCACGGGCGACGGGATCGTGGCCGCCCTGCAGGTGCTGGCCGCCATGCAGCGCGCCGGCAAGTCGCTGTCCGAATTGCTGGAGCCGCTGCGCCTGTTCCCGCAAAAGCTGGTGAACGTCCCGCTGGCCGACGGGGTGGACTGGGAGGCGCATGCCGGCCTGACCGCCGCCACCCGCGAAGCCGAATCCCGCGTGGCCGGCCGGGGCCGGGTGCTGATCCGTGCCTCGGGCACCGAGCCCAAGCTGCGCCTGATGGTCGAAGCCGAAGACGAAGCCCTGGTCGATGATTGCCTGGCGCTGCTCGAGGGCAGCCTCAAGTGA
- a CDS encoding SixA phosphatase family protein, translating into MNLLLWRHAEAEDGHDDMQRALTKRGRKQAELGAAWLRQHAPADLKVLVSPAVRTRQTADALKLDYTVMPDLAPDAEPANVLAASGWPFASTSVLIIGHQPTLGRVASTLLAGEDLPWTLKKGGIWWLARRQRDEDFQVVVRAVVNPELL; encoded by the coding sequence ATGAACTTGCTCCTGTGGCGCCATGCCGAGGCCGAAGATGGCCACGACGACATGCAGCGTGCCCTGACCAAACGCGGCCGCAAGCAGGCGGAGCTGGGGGCAGCCTGGCTGCGCCAGCACGCGCCTGCCGACCTCAAGGTGCTGGTCAGCCCGGCCGTGCGCACCCGGCAGACCGCCGATGCGCTCAAGCTCGACTACACCGTGATGCCCGACTTGGCGCCCGATGCCGAGCCTGCCAACGTGCTGGCTGCATCGGGCTGGCCGTTCGCATCGACGTCCGTCCTGATCATCGGGCATCAGCCGACCCTGGGCCGGGTCGCCAGCACGCTGCTGGCGGGCGAAGACCTGCCCTGGACGCTCAAGAAAGGCGGCATCTGGTGGCTGGCCCGCCGTCAGCGTGACGAAGACTTCCAGGTCGTCGTGCGTGCCGTGGTGAATCCCGAACTGCTGTAA
- a CDS encoding GNAT family N-acetyltransferase: MLEFSRIEARRPIPDVAHQRFAEPAQTTGFAVGLARSWSEVEAAQRLRYDVFTEDMGAIFPNAVNGIDEDRFDTWCEHLIVRELTTGRVVGTYRILGPKQARQAGNYYSESEFDLTGLASIRSELVEFGRSCTHRDYRSGAVIMLLWSGLAEFLRRANYRYVLGCASVSLRDDGATAAGVYRAVADQLASPGPLQVSPLHRLPVERLDADLPTRVPPLIKGYLKLGAKVCGEPAWDPDFNTADFPMLLSVDTMDDRYRRHFNLAPAASRPTGTASQTLVRA, encoded by the coding sequence ATGCTCGAGTTCAGCCGCATTGAAGCCCGTCGTCCGATTCCGGATGTCGCCCATCAGCGTTTTGCCGAACCCGCCCAGACCACGGGTTTCGCCGTGGGTCTGGCGCGGTCGTGGAGCGAGGTCGAGGCCGCGCAGCGCCTGCGTTACGACGTGTTCACCGAAGACATGGGCGCCATCTTCCCGAACGCCGTGAACGGCATCGATGAAGACCGGTTCGACACCTGGTGCGAACACCTGATCGTGCGCGAACTGACGACCGGCCGCGTCGTCGGCACCTACCGCATCCTGGGCCCCAAGCAGGCGCGCCAGGCCGGCAATTATTATTCCGAATCCGAGTTCGACCTGACGGGCCTGGCGTCCATCCGGTCCGAACTGGTCGAGTTCGGCCGTTCGTGCACCCACCGCGATTACCGCAGCGGCGCCGTCATCATGCTGTTGTGGTCGGGCCTGGCCGAATTCCTGCGCCGCGCCAATTACCGCTACGTGCTGGGTTGCGCCAGCGTCAGCCTGCGGGACGACGGCGCCACGGCGGCCGGGGTGTACCGCGCGGTGGCTGACCAGTTGGCCTCACCCGGACCCTTGCAGGTGTCGCCCCTGCATCGCCTGCCCGTGGAACGGCTGGATGCCGACCTGCCGACGCGCGTGCCGCCACTGATCAAGGGCTATCTGAAATTGGGCGCCAAGGTGTGCGGCGAGCCGGCCTGGGACCCGGACTTCAATACCGCGGACTTTCCGATGCTGCTGTCGGTGGATACGATGGATGATCGCTACCGCCGTCACTTCAACCTGGCCCCGGCGGCGTCGCGGCCGACCGGCACTGCGTCCCAGACCCTGGTGCGCGCATGA
- the ppx gene encoding exopolyphosphatase translates to MNSMLAAVDLGSNSFRLLIGRIARDGDTAQVYQVDRLKETVRLAAGLGADKTLGPEAIERAISVLERFGERLRSFHPDRVRAVATNTFRVARNVADFLPRAEAALGFPIEVIAGREEARLIFSGVAHSLPPSSEKRLVVDIGGGSTEFIIGNGFEPELMESLYMGCVSYSRAYFPDGVIDAHGMKQAELAARRELEVIAKQYRRTGWKEAFGSSGTGKALGTILVESGFSDHGITRRGLDKLKERLIKAGTVDRAQLLGAKVDRYSVLPGGLAIMSAVFDELGIDSMNTADGALRLGVLYDLLGRDAETDKRDDTVRQFMLRYEIDVAQATRVKTAALNMFAGLVPANTPGFEELERALGWAADLHELGLSIAHNTYHKHTAYVLENADMPGFSRQDQRQLALLTLGHLGKLGKLQALVKTDAQWVAILCLRLAAVLFRRREDLDSLPVTVSLRDRSITVKVDAGWLKDHPLTDFTLRAEESEWSKVGFTFQLLEL, encoded by the coding sequence ATGAACTCCATGCTCGCCGCCGTCGACCTCGGCTCCAACAGCTTCAGGCTCCTGATCGGACGTATCGCGCGCGATGGCGACACGGCGCAGGTCTACCAGGTCGACCGGCTCAAAGAAACCGTGCGGCTGGCGGCGGGCCTGGGCGCCGACAAGACACTCGGGCCGGAAGCCATCGAGCGGGCGATCTCGGTGCTGGAACGCTTTGGCGAGCGCCTGCGCAGCTTCCATCCGGACCGCGTGCGCGCGGTGGCGACCAATACCTTCCGGGTCGCGCGCAACGTGGCGGACTTCCTGCCCCGCGCCGAAGCCGCCCTGGGCTTTCCGATCGAGGTGATTGCCGGCCGCGAAGAAGCCCGCCTGATCTTTTCGGGGGTGGCCCATTCGCTGCCGCCCTCTTCCGAAAAACGCCTGGTGGTCGACATTGGCGGCGGATCGACCGAATTCATCATCGGCAACGGCTTCGAACCGGAACTGATGGAATCGCTGTACATGGGCTGCGTCAGCTACAGCCGCGCCTACTTTCCCGATGGCGTGATCGATGCGCACGGCATGAAGCAGGCCGAACTGGCCGCCCGCCGCGAACTGGAAGTCATCGCCAAGCAGTACCGGCGCACCGGCTGGAAAGAAGCCTTCGGGTCGTCGGGCACCGGCAAGGCGCTGGGCACGATCCTGGTCGAATCCGGCTTTTCGGACCACGGCATCACGCGCCGCGGCCTGGATAAATTGAAGGAACGCCTGATCAAGGCAGGCACGGTGGACCGGGCGCAGTTGCTGGGCGCCAAGGTGGACCGCTATTCGGTGCTGCCGGGCGGCTTGGCCATCATGAGCGCGGTGTTTGACGAACTGGGCATCGATTCCATGAATACGGCCGACGGCGCGCTGCGCCTGGGCGTGCTGTACGACCTGCTGGGGCGCGACGCCGAAACCGACAAGCGCGACGACACCGTGCGCCAGTTCATGCTGCGCTACGAGATCGACGTGGCGCAGGCCACGCGGGTGAAGACGGCAGCGCTGAACATGTTTGCCGGACTCGTGCCGGCCAACACCCCCGGGTTCGAGGAACTGGAACGCGCCCTGGGCTGGGCGGCGGACCTGCACGAACTGGGCCTGTCGATCGCCCACAACACGTATCACAAGCACACGGCCTACGTGCTGGAAAACGCCGACATGCCAGGGTTCTCGCGCCAGGACCAGCGCCAGCTGGCGCTGCTGACGCTGGGCCACCTGGGCAAGCTGGGCAAACTGCAGGCGCTGGTCAAGACCGATGCGCAGTGGGTGGCGATCCTCTGCCTGCGGCTGGCTGCGGTGCTGTTCCGCCGCCGCGAAGACCTGGACAGCCTGCCCGTGACCGTGTCCTTGCGGGACCGGTCGATCACGGTCAAGGTCGACGCCGGCTGGCTGAAGGATCACCCCCTGACCGACTTTACCTTGCGTGCCGAAGAGTCAGAATGGAGCAAGGTAGGCTTTACGTTCCAGCTGCTTGAGCTCTGA